A genome region from Geminicoccus roseus DSM 18922 includes the following:
- a CDS encoding prolyl-tRNA synthetase associated domain-containing protein yields MSARDKLMGLLAELGIVVRTEEHPPVYTVEEAQAHTAHLPGGHCKNLFLKDKKGELYLVVCLDDQQVRVNALSKRLGAGRMSFGNEELLLATLGVTPGSVTPFALINDVERKVRPVLDAKMLRHEILNYHPLTNEATVSIGSSELTRLLAHWGYEPIILDLDELLEEPAA; encoded by the coding sequence ATGAGTGCGCGCGACAAGTTGATGGGCCTGCTGGCCGAACTTGGCATCGTGGTCCGGACGGAGGAGCATCCGCCCGTCTACACCGTCGAGGAAGCCCAGGCCCATACCGCCCATCTGCCCGGCGGCCACTGCAAGAACCTGTTTCTCAAGGACAAGAAGGGCGAGTTGTACCTGGTGGTGTGCCTGGACGACCAGCAGGTCCGGGTGAATGCGCTGTCCAAGCGGCTGGGCGCAGGCCGGATGTCGTTCGGCAACGAGGAACTGCTGCTCGCGACCCTGGGTGTCACCCCGGGCTCGGTGACGCCGTTCGCGCTGATCAACGATGTCGAGCGCAAGGTCCGTCCGGTCCTGGACGCCAAGATGCTCCGCCACGAGATCCTGAACTACCATCCGCTCACCAACGAGGCGACGGTCTCCATTGGCAGCAGCGAACTCACCCGCCTGCTCGCCCATTGGGGCTACGAGCCGATCATCCTCGACCTGGACGAGTTGCTGGAGGAGCCGGCGGCCTGA
- the gcvT gene encoding glycine cleavage system aminomethyltransferase GcvT: protein MTDTIKTTPLHDLHRELGARMVPFAGWDMPVQYPTGILTEHLHTRQAAGLFDVSHMGQLLVTGPDPAGAIERLVPADIAGLGEGKARYTVLTAPDGGILDDLIVTKDAPDRLFVVVNAGCADADIAHLKAALEPEHKVEHLADRALLAVQGPQAIACVAHLVPEAADLGFMESLCAKVQGVEVRVSRLGYTGEDGAEISVPAAHAVKFARTLLAMEAVKPVGLGARDSLRLEAGLCLYGHDIDLTTSPIEANLAWTIGKRRREGGGFPGAERILRELAEKPARRLVGLKPEGKAPAREGAEITSLDGTPIGKITSGGFGPSVGGPVAMGYVAAAHAAADTPVQILVRGRPLAATVVKLPFTPHRYARRGA, encoded by the coding sequence TTGACCGATACGATCAAGACCACGCCCCTCCACGACCTGCACCGCGAGCTCGGGGCGCGCATGGTGCCGTTCGCCGGGTGGGACATGCCGGTCCAGTACCCCACCGGCATCCTGACCGAGCATCTGCACACCCGCCAGGCCGCCGGCCTGTTCGACGTCTCCCATATGGGCCAGCTGCTCGTCACCGGGCCCGACCCGGCCGGCGCGATCGAGCGGCTGGTTCCGGCCGACATCGCGGGCCTGGGCGAAGGCAAGGCGCGCTACACGGTGCTGACCGCGCCCGATGGCGGGATCCTGGACGACCTGATCGTCACCAAGGACGCTCCGGACCGGCTGTTCGTGGTGGTGAACGCCGGCTGCGCCGATGCCGACATCGCCCATCTGAAGGCGGCGCTGGAGCCCGAGCACAAGGTCGAGCACCTGGCCGACCGGGCGCTCCTGGCCGTGCAGGGGCCCCAGGCGATCGCCTGCGTGGCCCATCTGGTTCCCGAAGCCGCCGACCTGGGCTTCATGGAGAGCCTGTGCGCCAAGGTGCAGGGGGTCGAAGTGCGCGTCTCGCGGCTGGGCTATACCGGCGAGGACGGTGCCGAGATCAGCGTGCCCGCCGCCCATGCGGTGAAGTTCGCCCGCACCCTGCTCGCGATGGAAGCCGTGAAGCCGGTGGGCCTGGGCGCCCGCGACTCGCTGCGCCTGGAAGCGGGCTTGTGCCTCTACGGCCACGACATCGACCTGACCACCTCGCCGATCGAGGCGAACCTCGCCTGGACGATCGGCAAGCGCCGCCGCGAGGGCGGCGGTTTCCCCGGGGCCGAGCGGATCCTGCGCGAGCTCGCGGAAAAGCCGGCCCGCCGTCTGGTCGGCCTGAAGCCGGAGGGCAAGGCCCCTGCCCGCGAAGGCGCCGAGATCACCAGCTTGGACGGCACGCCGATCGGCAAGATTACCTCGGGCGGCTTCGGCCCCAGCGTCGGCGGCCCGGTGGCCATGGGCTATGTCGCCGCCGCCCATGCCGCAGCCGACACCCCGGTCCAGATCCTGGTGCGTGGCCGGCCGCTGGCCGCCACCGTCGTCAAGCTACCTTTCACGCCGCATCGCTACGCCCGCCGAGGAGCCTGA
- the gcvH gene encoding glycine cleavage system protein GcvH codes for MTTRYTKDHEWIRVEGDTATTGITDHAQEQLGDVVFVELPEVGKVVEQGGDMAVVESVKAASEVYAPISGKIVAVNQSIVDEPGSVNQSAEGDAWFCKIEASDLSEIDELMTREDYDAFLATLD; via the coding sequence ATGACCACCCGCTACACCAAAGACCATGAGTGGATCCGCGTCGAGGGCGATACCGCCACGACCGGGATCACCGACCACGCCCAGGAGCAGCTGGGGGATGTGGTGTTCGTCGAGTTGCCCGAGGTCGGCAAGGTCGTCGAGCAGGGCGGCGACATGGCGGTCGTCGAGAGCGTCAAGGCTGCCTCGGAGGTCTATGCCCCGATCTCCGGCAAGATCGTGGCGGTGAACCAGTCGATCGTGGATGAGCCCGGCTCGGTCAACCAGAGCGCCGAGGGCGATGCCTGGTTCTGCAAGATCGAGGCCTCGGACCTGTCCGAGATCGACGAGCTGATGACCCGCGAGGACTATGACGCCTTCCTCGCGACGCTGGATTGA
- the gcvP gene encoding aminomethyl-transferring glycine dehydrogenase, with translation MTFEDLPLASLEDHDAFARRHIGPDAGEQAAMLETLRLASLDELIEQTIPAEILAKRPFALKPPANEHEALAELRGYAARNTVAISLIGMGYYGTHTPNVVLRNVLENPGWYTAYTPYQAEVSQGRLEAVLVFQQVVEDLTGMQIANASLLDEATAAAEAMTMAMRVAKSKSRRFFVDADTHPQTVAVLRTRAEPLGIEVSVGDAEAELPEDLFGALLSYPGSSGQVRDLRRHIEAVQAKGGLAIVASDLLALAVLTPPGEMGADVVVGSAQRFGVPMGFGGPHAAFFATKDTHKRSMPGRLIGVSRDAAGNTALRMALQTREQHIRRDKATSNICTAQVLLAVMAAFYAVYHGPDGIRRIAQRVHRLTRILARGLAQAGVTVETSAFFDTLTLHMPGRAEAIAKDAHGCDIDLRRMGPDRLGLSLDETSTRATVEAVLALFADRPASVDELDEGLSAVLPLPLQRQSAYLQHPTFSLYRSETEMLRYLRHLQAKDVALDRSMIPLGSCTMKLNATAEMIPVTWPEFGQIHPFAPADRWPGYRMLLDDLESWLATITGFDRVSLQPNAGSQGEYAGLLAIRGYHRARGDVGRDVCLIPSSAHGTNPASAAMAGMKIVVVACDGQGNVDLPDLEAKIAANEGRVAALMITYPSTHGVFEESIRAICDRVHAAGGQVYMDGANLNAMVGLCRPATFGADVSHMNLHKTFCIPHGGGGPGMGPIGVKAHLAPYLPGHPVVAGVNPDAVAGEPDHTVSAAPWGSASILPISWMYIRMMGVEGLAQATRVAILNANYVAERLEPHFPVLYRGKRGRVAHECIIDLRPLKEASGITPEDVAKRLVDYGFHAPTMSFPVVDTLMIEPTESENKRELDRFCDAMISIRAEIAKVEDGTWPLEDNPVRNAPHVPGGLLGQNWNHAYDQATAYHPGRHPLWEDKYWPPVARVDNVFGDRNLICSCPPMEAWQEAAE, from the coding sequence ATGACCTTCGAGGATCTGCCCCTGGCGTCGCTGGAAGACCATGACGCCTTCGCCCGCCGCCATATCGGCCCCGATGCGGGCGAGCAGGCGGCGATGTTGGAAACCTTGCGCCTGGCTTCCCTGGACGAGCTGATCGAGCAGACCATCCCGGCCGAGATCCTGGCCAAGCGCCCGTTCGCGCTGAAGCCGCCGGCCAACGAGCACGAGGCGCTGGCCGAGCTGCGCGGCTATGCCGCCCGCAACACGGTGGCGATCTCGCTGATCGGCATGGGCTATTACGGCACCCACACGCCCAACGTCGTGCTGCGCAACGTCCTGGAGAACCCGGGCTGGTACACGGCCTACACCCCCTACCAGGCGGAGGTCAGCCAGGGCCGGCTCGAGGCGGTGCTGGTGTTCCAGCAGGTCGTCGAGGACCTGACCGGCATGCAGATCGCGAACGCCTCCCTGCTCGACGAGGCGACCGCGGCGGCCGAGGCCATGACCATGGCCATGCGCGTGGCGAAGTCGAAGTCGCGCCGCTTCTTCGTGGACGCCGACACCCACCCGCAGACCGTGGCGGTGCTGCGCACCCGCGCCGAGCCGCTCGGCATCGAGGTGTCGGTGGGCGATGCCGAGGCGGAGCTGCCCGAAGACCTGTTCGGCGCCCTGCTCTCCTATCCCGGCTCGTCCGGCCAGGTCCGCGACCTGCGCCGGCACATCGAGGCGGTGCAGGCCAAAGGTGGCCTGGCGATCGTCGCCTCGGACCTTTTGGCCCTGGCCGTGCTGACCCCGCCCGGCGAGATGGGTGCCGACGTGGTGGTCGGCTCCGCGCAGCGCTTCGGCGTGCCCATGGGCTTCGGCGGACCGCACGCGGCCTTCTTCGCCACCAAGGACACGCACAAGCGCTCCATGCCCGGCCGCCTGATCGGCGTGTCGCGGGATGCCGCCGGCAACACTGCCCTGCGCATGGCGCTGCAGACCCGCGAGCAGCACATCCGCCGCGACAAGGCGACCTCCAACATCTGCACCGCCCAGGTGCTGCTCGCGGTGATGGCGGCCTTCTACGCCGTCTATCACGGGCCGGACGGCATCCGCCGGATCGCCCAGCGCGTCCACCGGCTGACCCGCATCCTGGCGCGCGGCCTGGCGCAGGCCGGCGTCACCGTGGAGACCAGCGCGTTCTTCGACACGCTGACCCTCCACATGCCCGGCCGGGCCGAGGCCATCGCGAAGGACGCGCACGGCTGCGACATCGATCTGCGCCGCATGGGTCCCGACCGGCTCGGCCTCTCGCTGGACGAGACCTCCACCCGGGCCACGGTCGAGGCGGTGCTGGCCCTGTTCGCCGACCGCCCGGCCAGCGTCGACGAGCTCGATGAAGGCTTGTCCGCCGTTCTGCCTTTGCCGCTGCAGCGCCAGTCCGCCTACCTGCAGCACCCGACCTTCTCGCTCTACCGCAGCGAGACTGAGATGCTGCGCTACCTGCGCCACCTGCAGGCCAAGGACGTGGCGCTCGACCGGTCCATGATCCCGCTGGGATCGTGCACGATGAAGCTGAACGCCACGGCGGAGATGATCCCGGTCACCTGGCCGGAGTTCGGCCAGATCCACCCGTTCGCGCCGGCCGACCGCTGGCCCGGCTACCGGATGCTGCTGGACGATCTGGAAAGCTGGCTGGCGACCATCACCGGCTTCGACCGGGTGTCGCTGCAGCCGAACGCGGGCAGCCAGGGCGAGTATGCCGGCCTTCTGGCGATCCGCGGCTACCACCGCGCCCGCGGCGACGTCGGGCGCGACGTCTGCCTGATTCCGTCCTCCGCGCACGGCACCAATCCCGCCTCGGCGGCGATGGCGGGCATGAAGATCGTGGTGGTGGCCTGCGACGGGCAGGGCAATGTCGACCTCCCCGACCTGGAGGCGAAGATCGCTGCCAACGAGGGCCGGGTCGCCGCCTTGATGATCACCTACCCGTCCACCCACGGCGTGTTCGAGGAAAGCATCCGCGCGATCTGCGACCGGGTGCATGCGGCCGGCGGGCAGGTCTACATGGACGGCGCCAACCTGAACGCGATGGTCGGCCTGTGCCGGCCGGCGACGTTCGGCGCGGACGTCAGCCACATGAACCTGCACAAGACCTTCTGCATCCCGCACGGCGGCGGCGGCCCGGGCATGGGGCCGATCGGCGTGAAGGCGCACCTGGCCCCCTATCTGCCCGGCCATCCGGTGGTGGCGGGCGTCAATCCGGACGCGGTGGCGGGCGAGCCCGACCACACCGTCTCGGCGGCCCCCTGGGGCTCCGCCTCGATCCTGCCGATCTCCTGGATGTATATCCGGATGATGGGCGTGGAGGGCCTGGCGCAGGCGACCCGGGTGGCGATCCTGAACGCCAACTACGTGGCCGAGCGCCTGGAGCCGCACTTCCCGGTGCTGTACCGCGGCAAGCGCGGCCGGGTCGCGCACGAGTGCATCATCGACCTGCGGCCGCTGAAAGAAGCGTCCGGCATCACGCCCGAGGACGTCGCCAAGCGCCTGGTGGACTACGGCTTCCATGCGCCGACCATGTCGTTCCCGGTGGTCGACACGCTGATGATCGAGCCCACGGAGAGCGAGAACAAGCGCGAGCTCGACCGTTTCTGCGACGCCATGATCTCGATCCGTGCCGAGATCGCCAAGGTCGAGGACGGCACCTGGCCGCTGGAGGACAATCCGGTGCGCAACGCCCCGCACGTTCCGGGCGGCCTGCTCGGCCAGAACTGGAACCACGCCTACGATCAGGCCACCGCCTATCATCCCGGCCGGCATCCCTTGTGGGAGGACAAGTACTGGCCGCCGGTGGCGCGCGTCGACAACGTTTTCGGCGACCGCAACCTGATCTGCTCCTGCCCGCCCATGGAGGCCTGGCAGGAAGCAGCCGAGTAG
- a CDS encoding flagellar basal body P-ring protein FlgI has translation MPRCLAPFLAVLVALAGWLVQPSPAGAVSSRVKDVADFEGVRDNMLVGYGLVVGLNSTGDTLRNAAFTQESLTAMLDRLGVATRGGRLNTKNVAAVMVTATLPPFSRQGSRLDVAVSALGDAKSLNGGTLLVTPLLGADGEVYAVAQGALTTGGFEVGGQAEKVTRGVPTSARIPSGAIVEREIAFALADLQEIKVALRNPDFTTATRIAAAINRWSKSDGARAVDPATVVLAVPGTYQDRIALLMSEVEQLRIDPDQPARILVDETKGIIVIGENVRISTVAIAQGNLTVRITETPQVSQPNPLSNGETVVTPQTNVEIDDQSGRRMAVVGGEVTLQDLVDGLNAMGVGPRDMIGIIQAIKAAGALQAEIEVM, from the coding sequence ATGCCGCGCTGCCTTGCTCCATTTCTGGCTGTCCTGGTCGCCCTGGCCGGATGGCTCGTCCAGCCCTCGCCCGCGGGTGCGGTGTCGTCGCGCGTCAAGGACGTCGCTGATTTCGAGGGCGTCCGCGACAACATGCTGGTCGGCTATGGCCTGGTGGTCGGGCTGAACAGCACCGGGGACACGCTGCGCAACGCCGCGTTCACCCAGGAAAGCCTGACCGCGATGCTGGACCGGCTGGGCGTGGCGACCCGCGGCGGCAGGCTGAACACCAAGAACGTGGCTGCGGTGATGGTCACCGCGACCCTGCCGCCATTCTCGCGCCAGGGCAGCCGGCTGGACGTGGCGGTGAGCGCGCTGGGCGACGCCAAGTCGCTGAACGGCGGCACCCTGCTGGTCACGCCGCTGCTGGGCGCCGATGGCGAGGTCTATGCCGTCGCCCAAGGCGCCCTCACCACCGGCGGCTTCGAGGTCGGCGGCCAGGCGGAGAAGGTCACCCGCGGCGTACCCACCAGCGCCCGGATCCCCTCGGGCGCCATCGTCGAGCGCGAGATCGCGTTCGCGCTGGCGGACCTGCAGGAGATCAAGGTTGCGCTGCGCAACCCCGACTTCACCACCGCGACCCGGATCGCCGCCGCCATCAACCGCTGGTCCAAGAGCGACGGCGCCAGGGCGGTCGATCCCGCCACGGTCGTGCTGGCGGTGCCCGGCACCTACCAGGACCGGATCGCCCTGCTGATGAGCGAGGTCGAGCAGCTCCGCATCGATCCCGACCAGCCGGCGCGCATCCTGGTCGACGAGACCAAGGGGATCATCGTGATCGGCGAGAACGTCCGGATCAGCACGGTGGCGATCGCCCAGGGCAACCTGACGGTGCGCATCACCGAGACGCCGCAGGTCAGCCAGCCCAACCCGCTCTCCAACGGCGAGACGGTGGTCACCCCGCAGACCAATGTCGAGATCGACGACCAGAGCGGCCGTCGCATGGCGGTGGTCGGCGGCGAGGTGACGCTGCAGGACCTGGTGGACGGGCTGAACGCCATGGGCGTCGGGCCGCGCGACATGATCGGGATCATCCAGGCGATCAAGGCGGCCGGCGCGCTGCAGGCCGAGATCGAGGTGATGTGA
- a CDS encoding rod-binding protein, whose protein sequence is MSDPMLHAHGLDAPSPAALRPGPGRAGPDRTSEVEEAARQFESVFLARMLEEMSTGLSGSLLSGGQAEQTWQSFMNDEYAKLISRSGGIGVADAVQKAMLGAQEVG, encoded by the coding sequence ATGAGCGACCCGATGCTGCATGCCCACGGCCTCGACGCCCCCTCGCCCGCCGCGCTCCGGCCGGGCCCTGGCCGGGCCGGCCCGGACCGGACCAGCGAGGTCGAGGAGGCGGCCCGCCAGTTCGAGAGCGTGTTCCTGGCCAGGATGCTGGAGGAGATGAGCACCGGCTTGTCCGGCTCGCTGCTCTCGGGCGGTCAGGCCGAGCAGACCTGGCAGTCCTTCATGAACGACGAGTACGCGAAGCTGATCAGCCGGTCCGGAGGCATCGGCGTGGCCGATGCGGTCCAGAAGGCCATGCTCGGGGCCCAGGAGGTCGGATGA
- a CDS encoding flagellar hook-associated protein FlgK — MTLSSTLANAVSGLNAAQTALATTAANVANVNTPGYSRKVVQQENRLLAGQGAGVRSLDVGRIVDQFLGTEARAQATRLGRTSALADVQQRIQDTVFGAPGDAGRDIHTKLASLLTSLDALAATPEQAAARIEVVNQIAEVLRGLDAGMRAVQSIRADADHAIGEEIGAINAGLAELADINLQLARGNGGANLQDRRDQILAGLAGRIDLQVGWQDNGQLTLTTRTGIVLLDGPPRQVVYQPASSAAPEGTFGRIGVYQRTDIDPTTGQPRPGARSDELVSAGARARLTPELVAAGAAPIVSSLRGGTLQGLVEARDRTLPELADQLSELGDLLRFTLNAAHNGSVSLPPPNSLTGTRAGQAAGDPFAGTGQATFALVDRGSGATAGVFRIDLSTLASVGDVQAAITAASAGSVVASLDPEGRLVLASADPTLGLALAEGDSAIAGSDAAGHARTFGFSHFFGLNDLVVGADSGRAGSVRPDIAADPFGLASARLDVDAAPPLAATLGGKGDARGAAALSSALRTPSMTVARGGLPAYATTPLGYAADITSLSASLAAEAGRARDADQALASDLESRISGLSGVSLDEEMSRLILYQQAYAVSARIISITDDLFGELLQIAR, encoded by the coding sequence ATGACCCTCAGCAGCACGCTCGCCAACGCCGTCAGCGGCCTGAATGCCGCGCAGACGGCCCTTGCGACCACGGCGGCCAACGTCGCCAACGTCAACACCCCCGGCTACTCGCGCAAGGTCGTCCAGCAGGAGAACCGGCTCCTGGCCGGCCAGGGGGCCGGCGTCCGCTCCCTGGACGTGGGCAGGATCGTCGACCAGTTCCTCGGCACCGAGGCGCGCGCCCAGGCGACCCGCCTCGGCCGGACCAGCGCCCTGGCCGATGTGCAGCAGCGCATCCAGGACACCGTGTTCGGCGCGCCCGGCGATGCCGGCCGCGACATCCACACGAAGCTCGCGAGCCTGCTGACCTCCCTGGACGCGCTGGCCGCCACGCCCGAGCAGGCGGCGGCGCGGATCGAGGTGGTCAACCAGATCGCCGAGGTGCTGCGTGGCCTGGATGCCGGCATGCGCGCGGTCCAGTCGATCCGCGCCGATGCCGACCACGCCATCGGGGAAGAGATCGGCGCGATCAATGCGGGCCTGGCCGAGCTGGCCGACATCAACCTCCAGCTCGCCCGCGGCAACGGCGGGGCGAACCTGCAGGACCGGCGCGACCAGATCCTGGCCGGCCTTGCCGGGCGGATCGACCTTCAGGTCGGCTGGCAGGACAACGGCCAGCTCACCCTCACCACCCGGACCGGGATCGTGCTCCTGGACGGCCCGCCCCGGCAGGTCGTCTACCAGCCGGCGTCCTCGGCCGCGCCCGAAGGGACGTTTGGCCGGATCGGGGTCTACCAGCGCACCGACATCGATCCAACCACCGGCCAGCCCCGGCCCGGCGCCCGCTCCGACGAGCTGGTCAGCGCCGGCGCCCGTGCGCGGCTGACCCCGGAACTGGTCGCCGCCGGAGCGGCACCGATCGTGTCCAGCCTGCGCGGCGGCACCTTGCAGGGGCTGGTCGAGGCGCGCGACCGGACGCTGCCGGAGCTGGCGGACCAGCTGTCGGAACTGGGTGACCTGCTCCGCTTCACGCTCAACGCCGCCCATAACGGCTCGGTGTCCCTGCCGCCGCCCAACAGCCTGACCGGGACCAGGGCTGGCCAGGCTGCCGGCGACCCGTTCGCCGGCACCGGCCAGGCGACCTTCGCCCTGGTCGACCGCGGCTCCGGCGCCACTGCGGGCGTGTTCCGGATCGACCTGTCGACCCTGGCCTCGGTCGGCGACGTCCAGGCGGCGATCACCGCCGCCTCGGCCGGCAGCGTGGTGGCCTCGCTGGACCCGGAGGGCCGGCTGGTCCTGGCCTCGGCCGATCCCACCCTGGGCCTGGCCCTGGCGGAGGGCGACAGCGCCATCGCGGGAAGCGACGCCGCCGGCCACGCGCGGACCTTCGGCTTCTCGCATTTCTTCGGCCTGAACGACCTTGTGGTGGGCGCCGACAGCGGCCGGGCCGGGTCGGTGCGGCCGGACATCGCCGCCGACCCGTTCGGGCTGGCCAGCGCCCGGCTCGACGTTGACGCCGCCCCCCCGCTGGCCGCGACGCTCGGCGGCAAGGGAGACGCAAGAGGTGCCGCGGCTCTGTCCTCGGCGCTGCGCACCCCCTCCATGACGGTCGCCCGGGGCGGCCTGCCTGCCTACGCGACCACGCCGCTCGGCTATGCCGCCGACATCACCAGCCTGTCGGCCTCGCTCGCCGCCGAGGCCGGCCGGGCCCGGGACGCCGACCAGGCGCTGGCGTCCGACCTGGAGAGCCGGATCAGCGGCCTGTCCGGCGTGAGCCTGGACGAGGAGATGTCGCGGCTGATCCTCTACCAGCAGGCCTATGCCGTCTCCGCCCGGATCATCTCGATCACCGACGACCTGTTCGGCGAGCTCTTGCAGATCGCCCGCTGA
- a CDS encoding flagellin, whose product MTNRIGDFSHHARLSDLMGQTRARVRDLEIDVATGKDIRRFSEIPQDTGLLLRTRAQLSGNAQFVVQNERLTDQLQAMDGALGDVVTIAERLRTLLVQRLNDPTGRDMPLEVELAGMTEQVAAQLNFTSDGRYLFSGTATDRRPVQLPAGPITSADPSLYYQGDAIDRTAWLDAQVELVLPARADDPAFADLLAALGSTLAAHAANDRPALEAALAGADRALSGVLALRSSVGAAAARVLDVTEGQRAASDYLDETRSRIEDTDMALAMTRMAQDKVTIEASYLIVSQISRLSLADYLR is encoded by the coding sequence ATGACCAACCGTATCGGCGACTTCAGCCACCACGCCCGCCTGTCCGACCTGATGGGCCAGACCCGCGCCCGGGTCCGCGACCTCGAGATCGACGTCGCCACCGGCAAGGACATCCGGCGATTCTCGGAGATCCCGCAGGACACCGGCCTCCTGCTGCGCACCCGCGCGCAGCTGTCCGGCAACGCGCAGTTCGTGGTGCAGAACGAGCGGCTCACCGACCAGCTGCAGGCGATGGACGGTGCCCTTGGCGACGTCGTCACGATCGCGGAGCGCCTGCGCACGCTGCTGGTGCAGCGGCTGAACGACCCGACCGGCCGGGACATGCCTCTGGAGGTCGAGTTGGCCGGCATGACCGAGCAGGTCGCGGCGCAGCTCAACTTCACCTCCGACGGCCGCTATCTGTTCTCCGGCACCGCCACCGACCGCAGGCCGGTCCAGCTGCCCGCGGGCCCCATCACCAGCGCCGACCCGAGCCTCTACTACCAGGGCGACGCGATCGACCGCACCGCCTGGCTCGACGCGCAGGTCGAGCTGGTGCTGCCGGCACGCGCCGACGATCCGGCCTTCGCCGACCTGCTGGCAGCGCTCGGCAGCACGCTTGCCGCCCATGCCGCCAACGACCGCCCGGCGCTGGAAGCGGCCCTGGCCGGGGCCGACCGGGCGCTTTCCGGGGTGCTGGCCCTGCGCAGCTCGGTGGGAGCGGCCGCAGCGCGGGTGCTGGACGTCACTGAGGGCCAGCGCGCCGCGAGCGACTACCTGGACGAGACCCGCTCGCGCATCGAGGACACCGACATGGCCCTGGCGATGACCCGCATGGCCCAGGACAAGGTCACGATCGAGGCCTCCTACCTGATCGTCAGCCAGATCAGCCGCCTGTCGCTGGCCGACTATCTGCGCTAG
- the fliW gene encoding flagellar assembly protein FliW, with translation MTVAAALADLPPQPGLLSAPDMTAAHLETRFGSIRVDPDRLLFFPAGMPGFPGCQRFQLERLTGGGLLLLQSVDDSEVGFFVIPLAEQGGLIRRADLIAACRLVSVDPLCTEFLAIVTARRGPGGLELLANLRAPVLIDTRRQLGIQVVLADASYPLRHPVMASN, from the coding sequence GTGACCGTTGCAGCAGCTTTGGCCGATCTGCCTCCCCAGCCCGGCCTCCTTTCCGCGCCGGACATGACGGCGGCCCATCTCGAGACCCGGTTCGGCAGCATCCGGGTGGATCCCGACCGGCTGCTGTTCTTTCCCGCGGGGATGCCGGGCTTCCCGGGCTGCCAGCGCTTTCAGCTGGAACGGCTCACGGGCGGCGGGCTGCTGCTCCTGCAGTCGGTGGATGACAGCGAGGTCGGCTTTTTCGTGATCCCCCTGGCCGAACAGGGCGGGCTGATCCGGCGCGCGGACCTGATCGCCGCCTGCCGACTGGTCTCGGTGGATCCCCTCTGCACCGAGTTCCTGGCCATCGTCACGGCCCGTCGCGGGCCAGGCGGTCTGGAACTGCTGGCCAACCTGCGGGCGCCCGTCCTGATCGACACCCGCCGGCAGCTGGGCATCCAGGTAGTGCTGGCGGATGCGAGCTATCCGCTCCGTCATCCGGTCATGGCCTCGAACTGA